In Magallana gigas chromosome 1, xbMagGiga1.1, whole genome shotgun sequence, the sequence tttgaaattgtaatgACTAAATAGATGGCAGTTTAGTTTTATCAACCTCCATGGTTTTTACACAGGAACGAAACATGCTACCAGTAAGCAATCTAACGGCATTAAAAATAATGTGTCCCAAATCTCAAACTCCCATTCGTTTCTTCTTATTTAACCCCGTGGTCAATTGTACATACAGTTTTTACCATATccgattgttgttttgttttgctctGTTTTCGTTTTaggtttttctttctttctttttttttctgcttcTTGTTGGtttacttttattgttttttgtttgcttttgcttttgtttttgttttttttggggtttttttagggggggatggtttttgtttgtttggtttttttgttgttgttggttttttatgggtttttttattttctctaaaattgaTGAGTTTAAACCAGTTGCATAGTAAGAGAAATATATATGACACAGTACATGACCCTTCGATCTTAAGGTGAGAAATTGTTGATAGAGGATAGATAACTATgttccattcatttttttttctataatctGGGCTCCAAATTAACAATGAAAGGTTGTTTATAGCAatagtactttttcaaaaaaacatgaaattttggCTGTCGATCTTATCAAGAAAAACATATATGAGTTATGACTTACTGATGTCTACTCATTTTACAAATTTGGtccatacataaatatataaatttcaaattgcCAAAGTttttgactgaaaaaaaaaacaaagttaaaaaagTTCATTGTCTAGAAATTAAGCTGATGCATGTAACTGGGATTATTTTAGATAATCCGTAAAAGagtatatgcaaatttttattaACGAATCAGGAGTGAAAACTGTTCagtaaatacaatgtacatcgAGAGATAAACGCATGGAAACATACAAATATGACAACTCCAATGCTTGCccaattcaaaagaaaaataacttctagtgcaatattgataaaaaaaaggaaaaaccgAAAAGGCCAGCACATGTTTAtatgcattttgttttgttaggtgaaataaatttgaaggttcaatatcatatcaattattACAAGGaagccatttttttaaaatgattatagcAAATAGTATTTTCAATACTGTTCATACACAGATATAATTTTCGATTTTATTACAActtttaaacatgtttacatCAGTCAGTGCATTAAAGACTTGTACTCCctagtttttgaaaatactgtatcgcagttttatagatatctgtctacaaataaaattaaaaaagtgagtatgtgatatttagaaattATATAGTTAATGCTAGCTACGATGAACGATGTATACTAGCTGTATGAATATACTGGGAATTGTTATGTTCAGTACTTATAATCAGATGTATAATTATGTgattaataatgaaattttcaatgtatagtgttaaaaaaattctaacatctGCTTTAAATTGGAGACatctcaaaatatgaaaatgcaccAAATGTTGCTATATATTTGAAGTATTACAAATGTCGATtggtttaataaaatcattatgaagttttaaaaaaaaatcgtttgtaGATAGCATggtctttatttaaaatttcgaAGGCttaaactttaaactttttCTTCCATATTGTTTCTTATGACATATTAcaacaaagcttcattttattatgacgtcataaaaggACAATGACAACTCTCACCTATCGAACAACGAAATCATCGTtccaaatgaaaacattttcctctaaaaaatctaaacatttttatctgtatttaactttttattttcaattttaggaatgataaataaaattatctttaaaagtattaatgcactataatttacatgtactactttGTGCAGAGATGTGCACAATCAAAAAAGGCTCCTTAAAAATGGaagtttttttaatgttgcATGTACATTCCAAATTCTTAAACgtgatgtatatacatgtatgtgtcgtACATGTAGCTACATTCCACTTATGAAGCAAAATGTTACTTGTAAAAGAGTACAACGGTCTATTTAAAACTGTCTATTTTCAGTAAAAAGTTAACTGAGTGTTTCCCTACTTCTGTTAACACGTTAGCAACCCCATCGAAAAAGCCACTGCCTCCCTCTACTTCTTGCCTTGCTATTTCGCGGGGAGCTTTGAGTTGATTAAGTTCGCTGTTTAAGCGTTGAATTTCCTcctctctcttttctttctcttCTGCGTATCGGTGTGTTATTTCTTCAATCTCTTTATCACGTTTTTCTGTACGTTCTCTTTCGATCTCTTCTTCcctctgtttcaattttttttcagcatgtaAATACATATCGTTAGTGTAAAATTCTCCattattttcagaaatattgtCATCGATTATCTTGATCAATGATTTAGCCTGTTGTTTTCGATTTGACCAGTTTGCCAAGTTGTTGACGGCAATGCAGCGGTTGTTacactttttaattattgttttaagaCGCTGTGGTACTGTGTCAAGGTATTTttcaaatgacattttttcACGATCCAACTTGTCCTTTCCCGTGAAGACAATGATGATATAACGATATACATCGTTTCCGAAGAAATCACCAAAATGATTAATGGTTTTTTCATCTTCATTGGTAAATCTCGGAAGGGACAGCACTAGAAGAAAGCAATGTGGTCCAGGTGATGTTAATACAATACATTTGAGAACCTCTTTTAGGACGTCATCGTTGGAGCTGCTTGTGTCGAATAAGCCAGGGGTATCAACCACAAGGATGTCTCGTTTAAAGAGGTTTGCCCCTCTTATGGAACAATTCGAGGTAATAGACGATCCAGTTGGAGCCGCAGGGAAAACATTATTATTAAGAATTGTATTTCCAGTAGAGCTCTTTCCACTACCTGATTTGCCTAGAAGAACGATGCGAATTTCATTCCTGGTATTTTTGGGGGGTAAAGACTCTGCAATTTAAACATCTTACATTCATtatctaaaaattaaacacatccTCTTTTGTCGAGAATTGATCTTTACTATTAACTCATTTATTTATTACCAAAGATCtgtcatcttatgaattgatatCTTCACTCAAAAAAACGTTGtccagatttaaaaaaaaaacatataaaatactcatgtaataattttattacaaaataacaaGTCTAATGTATTACTCTATTTTAATTTTGGCAGAATTCATTAACAGATGATTAAGAACTGATTCAAATTCAGTTAAAACTAGATAAGGTGAATCTTTAAACAccagattataaaaaaaacagaaaaagtaAAAGCTAGGAAGGTCAACTTAGTACCAATTATCAATAACTGATGCGGCTTTTAAATTACAATGATGAATAAATATCTAATTACATTGTTTACATCGtatattgcattttatttaaaaaaaatacccagcTGTTTTCTTTATgcttaatatttaataaaataatactgTTCAATAGTCTCCATACCATGTCCTTTTTTATCCCAGTCGTTTTTGCTATGGCACAGCAAACAATTAAAAGCTAAAACGACAAAATGAAAGTTTGAGAGAGACAATACAATCAAAAGTCTGTGGAAtcaataagaaaataaatactaTATTCAATTAATGCGCTGATCCAAAAGTTAGGTTACTTTTCCatgattctttttaatttttacatataatcattttaatttttttctttatacattCTAAACAAATGTCTCTGTATTTTACCGAATAATAGGGTATACAGAATTGTGGACAAAATTTCATTATCGAATGACAAATAAATGCTTTAATAATATGTATTAATAGTTGTTTTTAAAGAGGTACCAGGAGGATGTCTTTACCCATTCTGACTTGCTTTTAGATTTAACAACTGTTTCTTTTTAGCTGTGGGACAAGGTCGTCGGCTGTTGTTCCTACTATTCCTAGCGTTGTCCTTGACgactaaatgaaaaaaaaaatattttcaataatatcaGAAATAATAATAAGCACATTGCTTTCATAAGGAACCTTCAAAAAGATTAGTGgcttatttgttgttttttttagtataaaagacaaatgaatataaataaaaacatttatgtaaTGGTATGTTATGAGACATTTAActtgtttaatacaatttcattaaCGCATTAAATGTTAAATTAGTTTTGTCTTCCTTTTTTAGAAACGCTGGTATATCGAATacaaacaattatttgcaaCATTATGGGTCATGataacattttatcaaaatttaaaggaTGTTTGGGTAATGATAAATTTTATCAGAACTTTTGAAGAGGTCTGTGTAATGAtcaattttatcaataattttaagGAGGGCTTAAGTGTTGTTTTATCAAGCATTCCCTATTCGTGCACTTCAGAAATCCGTATCATTTAAATGATTAATGACGAGTTCACCCATTCAAAATGACCGCt encodes:
- the LOC105348373 gene encoding GTPase IMAP family member 7-like produces the protein MAFNCLLCHSKNDWDKKGHESLPPKNTRNEIRIVLLGKSGSGKSSTGNTILNNNVFPAAPTGSSITSNCSIRGANLFKRDILVVDTPGLFDTSSSNDDVLKEVLKCIVLTSPGPHCFLLVLSLPRFTNEDEKTINHFGDFFGNDVYRYIIIVFTGKDKLDREKMSFEKYLDTVPQRLKTIIKKCNNRCIAVNNLANWSNRKQQAKSLIKIIDDNISENNGEFYTNDMYLHAEKKLKQREEEIERERTEKRDKEIEEITHRYAEEKEKREEEIQRLNSELNQLKAPREIARQEVEGGSGFFDGVANVLTEVGKHSVNFLLKIDSFK